A genomic region of Rhodohalobacter sp. 614A contains the following coding sequences:
- the pseC gene encoding UDP-4-amino-4,6-dideoxy-N-acetyl-beta-L-altrosamine transaminase, whose product MPSESDRNFDPIPYGRQHISQNDIDAVTRVLQSDYLTQGPEIGKFEEAFADYVGSNYAVAVSNGTAALHLCALALDVNHKSKVITTPITFSASANCIRYCGGEVDFADIDPETFLIDIGKIREKLEAAPKGTYDGIIPVDFAGRAVNLEELRKLADEFDLWIIEDACHAPGGFFVDSTGTKQFCGNGQFADLAIFSFHPVKHIATGEGGMITTNSEELYQKLLKLRTHGITKNTDGFTNSIEDAIGDPQTPELTAQEFPKWYMEMQELGYNYRLTDFQAALGTSQLARADEGLQRRREIAARYANAFSGKNYIRRQAGVVKGHAYHLYIIEVDDRLGLYNELRDNHIFAQIHYIPVHLMPYYKNLGWKKGDFKKAEEYYSGCISLPMYPTLTDEQQDFVIECIDRFYG is encoded by the coding sequence ATGCCGTCTGAATCAGATAGAAACTTTGATCCCATTCCTTATGGCAGGCAGCATATCTCTCAGAATGATATTGATGCGGTAACCCGTGTTCTTCAGTCCGACTATCTGACCCAGGGGCCGGAAATCGGGAAGTTTGAAGAGGCTTTTGCAGATTATGTCGGGAGTAATTATGCCGTAGCTGTTTCGAATGGAACAGCCGCTCTCCATCTTTGTGCATTGGCTCTTGATGTAAACCATAAGAGCAAAGTAATTACAACCCCAATTACTTTTTCAGCATCTGCAAATTGCATACGCTATTGTGGTGGTGAAGTTGATTTCGCAGATATTGATCCTGAAACATTCCTGATTGATATCGGGAAGATAAGAGAAAAACTCGAAGCTGCGCCCAAAGGGACATACGATGGTATTATCCCGGTTGATTTTGCCGGAAGAGCAGTCAATCTCGAAGAGTTGAGAAAGCTCGCGGATGAGTTTGACTTGTGGATCATTGAAGACGCTTGTCACGCTCCGGGTGGTTTTTTTGTAGATTCAACCGGTACCAAACAGTTTTGTGGAAACGGGCAGTTTGCAGATTTGGCAATTTTCTCCTTTCATCCCGTAAAACATATTGCGACCGGAGAAGGTGGAATGATTACCACGAACAGCGAAGAACTCTATCAGAAACTGTTGAAGCTGCGTACTCACGGGATTACCAAAAATACTGATGGATTTACAAATTCGATTGAAGATGCAATTGGGGATCCTCAAACTCCGGAACTGACAGCTCAGGAATTCCCAAAATGGTATATGGAAATGCAGGAGTTGGGATACAATTACCGGCTGACCGATTTTCAGGCAGCTCTGGGTACAAGTCAACTGGCCAGAGCTGATGAAGGTCTCCAAAGAAGAAGAGAAATTGCTGCCCGCTATGCTAATGCCTTTAGTGGGAAAAACTACATCCGAAGACAGGCCGGTGTGGTAAAAGGGCATGCCTACCATCTATATATCATTGAAGTAGATGACCGCCTTGGCCTGTATAATGAACTTCGCGATAATCACATCTTTGCACAGATACATTATATCCCCGTTCATCTCATGCCGTACTACAAAAATCTGGGATGGAAGAAGGGCGATTTTAAAAAAGCTGAAGAATATTATTCTGGATGTATCAGCCTTCCCATGTATCCGACTCTTACCGACGAACAGCAAGACTTTGTGATTGAATGCATTGACAGGTTTTATGGGTGA
- a CDS encoding DUF5989 family protein, with protein sequence METLKDLWLFVKERKKFLLAPVILVLLILGILIVIGGGSAIAPFIYTLF encoded by the coding sequence ATGGAAACCCTTAAAGATCTTTGGCTCTTTGTAAAAGAGAGGAAAAAATTCCTCCTCGCGCCGGTAATTTTAGTCCTGTTGATATTAGGCATCCTTATCGTGATTGGCGGCGGAAGTGCAATTGCCCCATTCATTTATACACTGTTTTAA
- a CDS encoding ABC transporter ATP-binding protein: protein MIDSLKKIYSLFSRKDRIKFLILFVLMLIASFFEVLGIGMIPAFVVTMAEPEKILNMQYIGSILTYLGITTRESLIFSGAFTLLLVYILKNVYLTYFNYLRQKFVYRRKIYLQNRIFKAYMTAPYTFYLNKNSAELLRNVRSEVSSLITGTIFPVFDITLNVIMFFLIIAGLLYLEPLITVITIFIMGGCGYTFLRITQKKTLESGKTQRLARGDMNRMVLQGLGGFKDSRVLNREKLFLQQYDKFAKRNMTASIYQSVVKSLPKPIIETLLVVGILTITLIMVSEGRDFSGIITILTLFGVAAVKLMPIFNNLIQQITTIRYSAYSVYAIFDDIELLENKYKDFRDKILKSAEKLNLEKEIELDNVSYRYPNSDEYAVKDISLKIPKGSAVAFVGESGAGKTTLVDVILGLLTPETGAIYVDGANIENNLRGWMKNIGYIQQSNYLMDERIFRNIAFGIPDDEVDKEKLNEAIEAAQLKELIERLPKGLRTRVGERGVRLSGGQQQRIAIARALYNDPQVLVMDEATSALDNITEKYVIEAIERLRGDRTIIMIAHRLTTVRNCDVIYMLNEGEIIAKGTYDELLESSSEFRKMSLVED from the coding sequence ATGATAGATTCATTAAAGAAAATCTATTCTCTTTTCTCAAGGAAAGATCGCATTAAATTCCTCATCCTTTTTGTTTTAATGCTGATTGCATCGTTTTTCGAGGTACTTGGAATTGGTATGATTCCAGCCTTTGTAGTTACAATGGCAGAGCCCGAAAAAATACTTAATATGCAATATATAGGTTCGATACTCACGTATTTGGGGATTACTACACGTGAGTCACTTATTTTTTCCGGTGCGTTTACACTACTTCTTGTGTACATCCTCAAGAACGTATACCTGACTTATTTTAATTATCTGCGTCAAAAATTTGTGTATAGGCGCAAAATCTACCTGCAAAACCGGATTTTTAAAGCTTACATGACGGCGCCTTATACATTCTACCTAAACAAAAATTCAGCCGAATTGTTGAGGAATGTCAGAAGTGAGGTGAGCAGCCTGATAACCGGTACCATTTTTCCTGTCTTCGATATTACGTTAAACGTAATAATGTTTTTCTTAATTATTGCAGGACTTCTTTACCTGGAGCCTCTCATTACTGTCATTACCATTTTTATTATGGGTGGTTGCGGATATACATTTCTGCGCATAACTCAGAAAAAAACCCTGGAATCAGGTAAAACCCAACGGTTGGCGAGGGGAGATATGAACCGTATGGTACTTCAGGGATTGGGTGGATTTAAAGATTCAAGAGTGCTAAATCGAGAAAAGCTTTTTTTGCAGCAGTATGATAAATTCGCCAAGAGAAACATGACGGCATCTATCTATCAGTCAGTTGTAAAAAGCCTTCCCAAACCTATAATTGAGACGCTTTTAGTTGTAGGTATTCTAACTATTACTCTGATAATGGTAAGTGAAGGACGGGATTTTTCAGGAATTATCACAATCCTCACTTTATTCGGTGTAGCTGCTGTAAAATTGATGCCTATTTTTAATAATCTGATCCAACAGATTACAACGATTCGCTATAGTGCATATTCGGTATACGCCATATTTGATGATATTGAGCTTCTTGAAAATAAATACAAGGATTTCCGTGATAAGATCTTGAAATCAGCGGAAAAGCTGAATCTTGAAAAGGAAATTGAACTTGATAATGTAAGTTACAGATACCCGAATTCTGATGAGTATGCTGTAAAAGACATCAGTCTTAAAATTCCCAAGGGAAGCGCCGTTGCTTTTGTGGGCGAATCCGGAGCCGGAAAAACAACCTTAGTGGATGTGATTTTAGGCTTGCTTACACCTGAAACCGGGGCTATTTATGTCGATGGTGCAAATATTGAAAACAACCTCAGGGGATGGATGAAGAACATCGGGTACATTCAGCAGTCCAATTATCTAATGGACGAAAGGATTTTCCGAAATATTGCTTTTGGTATACCCGATGATGAGGTGGATAAAGAGAAGCTGAACGAGGCGATAGAAGCCGCCCAACTTAAGGAATTGATCGAGCGTCTGCCGAAAGGATTGCGTACCCGTGTCGGGGAACGGGGTGTTCGGTTATCCGGTGGACAGCAGCAGAGAATTGCCATTGCACGGGCTCTGTATAACGATCCACAGGTGCTGGTTATGGATGAAGCCACTTCAGCTCTGGACAATATTACTGAGAAGTATGTGATTGAGGCAATAGAACGGCTCAGAGGCGACAGAACCATTATCATGATTGCCCACCGCCTTACAACCGTTCGCAATTGTGATGTGATTTATATGTTGAATGAAGGCGAAATTATTGCCAAAGGTACATATGATGAGTTGCTTGAATCCAGTTCAGAATTCAGGAAAATGAGTTTGGTTGAGGATTGA
- a CDS encoding aldo/keto reductase produces the protein MGEHIQKIGLGTVQFGLPYGISNRSGQTSSEEVSDILNIARQKGIKILDTASAYGNAEKILGQSDLATFKVVSKFMPPESGSSISNQLKKSLDDLGILSLYGYLAHRPGDLAQNLYQWEELLSLKERGKVQKIGFSLNTPVELETLLKKGTNPDIIQVPFNYFDRRFKDLMMDLRNNGCEIHTRSTFLQGLFFVDASELDSHFDEVLSLLKNLQQSVKNLPGALLNFVLNQPFVDTVIVGVENSKQFIQNLESFTMFDPLPELQQSISESILVPSNWPKD, from the coding sequence ATGGGTGAACATATCCAAAAAATCGGTTTGGGTACGGTTCAGTTTGGCCTTCCCTATGGCATTTCAAACCGCAGTGGCCAGACATCATCCGAAGAAGTTTCTGACATACTAAACATAGCCCGGCAAAAGGGAATCAAAATTCTTGATACGGCCTCGGCTTATGGAAATGCTGAGAAGATTTTGGGGCAATCGGATCTTGCAACCTTCAAAGTTGTATCAAAGTTTATGCCTCCCGAATCAGGATCTTCGATTTCCAATCAGCTGAAGAAGTCTTTGGATGATTTAGGAATTCTTTCCCTTTATGGATATTTGGCACACAGGCCGGGTGATCTTGCACAGAATTTATATCAATGGGAAGAGCTTCTCAGTCTAAAAGAAAGGGGCAAAGTTCAAAAGATCGGATTCTCTCTGAACACTCCGGTTGAGCTTGAAACACTACTTAAAAAGGGGACTAATCCCGATATTATCCAGGTTCCATTTAATTATTTCGACAGACGGTTTAAAGATTTAATGATGGATTTAAGAAATAACGGGTGTGAAATTCATACTCGATCCACATTTTTACAGGGATTATTTTTTGTGGATGCGAGTGAATTAGACAGCCATTTTGATGAAGTACTTTCACTGTTAAAAAATCTTCAACAAAGTGTAAAGAATTTACCGGGAGCTCTTTTGAATTTTGTTTTGAATCAGCCATTTGTAGATACTGTGATTGTAGGAGTCGAAAACAGTAAACAATTCATTCAGAATTTAGAATCATTTACTATGTTTGACCCTTTACCTGAGTTGCAGCAGTCTATTTCAGAATCGATACTTGTTCCTTCTAACTGGCCAAAAGATTGA
- a CDS encoding Wzz/FepE/Etk N-terminal domain-containing protein, giving the protein MSDDAQVTGNELAESKSESGLKFQSLDIIEIDLIEKANTVWDGRRTIIVFIVICLAFAYFHSEYGPTEYTSTASLIQESEGASVGDFGSSFLRSLTGLNFPSGGGSGNMSAVATGRAPLPVSLYPVIVSSTEFQKELIYTELEFSTFNDSTMTIFDYYHDYREPALRDRVYTLIGNMTIYLPVTVLQWGKSILKGVINGITSLWKEEPPQEFANVEEVEIDQDERLQSVTSDERAVIEWLKLRISLSSAGGIMEITTTFPDPKAAALVNAKLIQYIQDYITDYRIQKAQQNLDNTLERYDEAKERYEEAQYELAQYRDENLNVSSQTASLEENRLQNETSLRGSIYNSVAQEVEQARMILQQQIPVFNPLEKPNVPPYPSSGSSPLLMVFAGVLGLFAGIAWVLIRSTSLFN; this is encoded by the coding sequence ATGAGTGATGATGCACAAGTAACTGGGAATGAATTGGCGGAGTCGAAATCCGAGTCAGGTCTTAAATTTCAGTCCCTCGATATTATTGAAATTGACCTCATTGAGAAGGCGAATACAGTTTGGGATGGCAGGCGAACAATCATAGTTTTTATAGTGATATGCCTTGCCTTTGCATATTTTCATAGTGAATATGGACCAACTGAGTATACGTCAACGGCTTCATTAATCCAGGAATCGGAAGGGGCATCCGTAGGTGACTTCGGTAGTTCATTTCTTCGGTCTTTAACAGGGTTGAATTTTCCCTCTGGCGGCGGCAGTGGAAATATGTCGGCTGTGGCTACCGGTAGAGCGCCTCTGCCTGTTTCATTATATCCAGTGATTGTAAGTAGTACTGAGTTTCAAAAAGAATTGATCTACACAGAGCTTGAGTTTTCAACTTTTAACGACAGCACTATGACGATCTTTGATTACTATCACGACTATAGAGAACCTGCCTTGAGAGACCGGGTTTATACATTGATAGGCAACATGACTATTTATTTACCCGTAACAGTGTTGCAGTGGGGCAAAAGCATTCTGAAAGGCGTAATCAATGGCATAACCAGTCTTTGGAAGGAGGAGCCTCCTCAAGAATTTGCTAATGTAGAAGAAGTCGAAATTGATCAGGACGAACGGCTTCAATCGGTTACTTCTGATGAACGGGCCGTTATTGAATGGCTGAAGTTGCGCATAAGTCTTTCGAGTGCCGGGGGAATTATGGAAATAACCACAACCTTTCCGGATCCCAAAGCAGCTGCATTGGTCAACGCGAAGCTTATTCAATACATACAGGACTATATTACAGATTATAGAATCCAGAAAGCCCAGCAGAATCTTGACAATACACTTGAAAGATATGACGAAGCTAAGGAGCGATATGAAGAAGCTCAATACGAGCTCGCCCAATATCGGGATGAAAACCTCAATGTATCGTCTCAAACGGCAAGCCTGGAAGAAAACAGGTTGCAAAATGAAACCAGCTTGCGAGGCAGTATCTATAATTCGGTTGCCCAGGAAGTTGAACAGGCAAGAATGATATTGCAGCAGCAAATACCGGTTTTCAATCCTCTTGAAAAACCAAATGTGCCGCCATATCCGTCTTCGGGTTCATCTCCGTTGCTTATGGTTTTTGCGGGTGTGTTAGGCTTGTTTGCCGGTATTGCATGGGTATTGATTCGCAGTACATCGCTTTTCAATTAG
- the pseB gene encoding UDP-N-acetylglucosamine 4,6-dehydratase (inverting): MNFNGKSILITGGTGSFGHAFVERILNEWPDVERLVIYSRDEQKQYEMEQLYPHQKYPMIRFFIGDVRDYNRLRRALNGIDYVIHAAAMKHVHIAEYNPDECVKTNIGGAENLVRACLEANVKKVVALSTDKAAAPINLYGATKLVSDKLFIAANNIRGKNPITFSVVRYGNVMGSNGSVIPFFIKKRNEGVLPITNEHMTRFTITLEDGVDMVLHALEHAWGGELFVPKIPSYRIMDVAEAIGPECEKKVIGLRPGEKIHEEMITSSDSFYTYDLGDYYSILPSQHMWDLDEYIDHFNARKVDLGFRYNSGENDEWVTVEEIRKLIKDHVDPNFSV; encoded by the coding sequence ATGAATTTTAACGGCAAATCAATTTTAATTACGGGTGGTACAGGTTCGTTTGGCCATGCTTTCGTTGAAAGAATTTTGAATGAGTGGCCGGATGTTGAGCGGTTGGTTATTTATTCCCGCGACGAGCAGAAACAGTATGAAATGGAGCAGCTTTACCCACATCAAAAATACCCGATGATTCGGTTTTTTATTGGGGATGTGCGCGATTATAACCGTCTTCGCCGTGCATTGAATGGCATAGACTATGTTATTCATGCTGCTGCGATGAAACATGTTCACATTGCAGAATACAATCCCGATGAATGTGTGAAGACAAATATCGGTGGTGCCGAAAACCTTGTCAGAGCTTGCCTTGAGGCCAATGTGAAAAAAGTTGTAGCCCTTTCAACGGATAAAGCCGCAGCCCCAATTAATCTATACGGTGCCACAAAGCTTGTTTCTGATAAATTGTTTATAGCCGCGAATAATATTCGTGGGAAAAACCCAATTACGTTCTCAGTTGTACGATATGGCAATGTCATGGGCTCCAACGGATCGGTGATTCCTTTTTTCATCAAAAAAAGAAACGAAGGAGTTCTGCCTATTACCAACGAACATATGACCCGTTTTACCATTACACTTGAGGACGGAGTGGACATGGTGCTGCACGCTTTAGAACATGCCTGGGGAGGTGAACTTTTCGTTCCGAAAATACCTTCATACAGAATTATGGATGTGGCCGAAGCGATTGGCCCCGAATGCGAAAAGAAAGTCATCGGCCTTCGTCCCGGTGAAAAAATTCACGAAGAGATGATCACTTCATCCGACTCATTTTATACATATGATTTGGGAGATTATTATTCCATTTTACCGTCGCAGCATATGTGGGATTTGGATGAGTATATTGATCATTTTAATGCCCGTAAAGTGGATCTCGGATTCCGTTACAATTCCGGGGAGAATGATGAATGGGTAACTGTTGAAGAGATCAGAAAGCTGATCAAAGATCACGTAGATCCGAATTTTTCGGTTTAA
- a CDS encoding SDR family NAD(P)-dependent oxidoreductase: MVYTFDLTGKVILLTGGYGYLGKAASESLVYHGGIVYVLGRSKEKFDKAFDGHSELGKKLHFQHCDVAETSSIKQAFETVIAEEGKIDVLINNAFYLDGQHPLTMTDEQWETGIDGTLSNVFRCVREVIPHLEKSESPRIINVSSMYGVVAPDFNVYEDFQGMLNPPHYGAAKAGVVQLSKYYASYLGKKGITVNTVTPGPYPPESVQEKQKFIELLEEKTLLKRIGKPEDLGGAFVFLASDASGYITGQNIIVDGGWTTV, encoded by the coding sequence ATGGTTTATACATTTGATTTAACCGGAAAGGTAATTTTGCTAACAGGCGGCTATGGATATCTTGGAAAAGCCGCATCTGAAAGTCTGGTCTATCATGGAGGAATCGTCTATGTGCTAGGCCGATCCAAAGAAAAATTCGACAAAGCCTTTGATGGCCATTCAGAACTTGGCAAAAAACTTCATTTTCAACACTGCGATGTTGCCGAAACATCCTCCATCAAACAAGCCTTTGAGACAGTCATAGCAGAGGAAGGTAAAATTGATGTCTTGATAAATAATGCCTTCTATCTTGATGGACAACATCCACTTACCATGACTGATGAACAGTGGGAAACGGGCATTGACGGAACACTCAGCAATGTTTTTAGATGCGTTCGGGAAGTTATTCCGCATCTCGAGAAGAGTGAATCGCCAAGGATCATCAATGTGTCATCCATGTATGGCGTAGTTGCCCCGGATTTTAACGTCTATGAAGATTTCCAGGGAATGTTAAATCCACCTCATTATGGCGCTGCAAAGGCAGGCGTTGTTCAGCTATCGAAATATTACGCCAGCTATCTCGGTAAAAAAGGAATTACTGTAAACACGGTCACCCCCGGGCCATATCCGCCTGAATCTGTCCAGGAAAAGCAGAAGTTTATTGAGCTTTTGGAAGAGAAAACGTTGCTGAAACGCATCGGCAAACCTGAAGATCTTGGCGGCGCATTTGTTTTTCTTGCATCCGATGCTTCAGGTTATATTACCGGGCAAAATATTATTGTTGACGGTGGCTGGACAACCGTCTAA
- a CDS encoding SxtJ family membrane protein, translating into MVKDKSKSTVLIISMGFLLIYFFSDARVFLYISLVVGLLGLSDYLSQIIEKLWMGLSKLLSYIVPNILLTIVFYVILLPFALIHRLTENDPMLLSSDHDTYWVHDEKELDPKSFEKTW; encoded by the coding sequence ATGGTAAAAGATAAATCGAAATCGACGGTCTTAATTATCAGCATGGGTTTCCTGCTGATTTATTTCTTTTCGGATGCACGGGTTTTCCTGTATATCTCACTGGTAGTCGGGCTTCTTGGCCTTTCAGACTATTTGAGTCAAATTATCGAAAAGTTATGGATGGGCTTGTCAAAATTGCTCAGTTATATTGTGCCAAATATTTTGCTGACAATTGTTTTTTACGTGATTCTTTTGCCTTTTGCATTGATACACCGGCTGACTGAAAACGACCCGATGCTCTTGTCTTCTGACCATGATACGTATTGGGTTCACGACGAAAAGGAACTGGATCCAAAATCCTTCGAAAAAACCTGGTAG
- a CDS encoding carbamoyltransferase family protein, which produces MANKVILGISAFYHDSAAAIISNGEIIAAAQEDRFTRVKHTAEFPTNAVQYCLREAGYTIDELDAVVFYDKPILKFERLLETYYAFAPKGLRQFLTSIPVWLREKMFLKKLLRDGLSDIQKYDKKKLKLYFPEHHLSHAASAFYPSPFEEAAILTIDGVGEWATASICIGKGNSIKKIKELRFPHSVGLLYSAFTYFLGFRVNSGEYKLMGLAPYGNPHAERTQKYVDLIKEHIVHIKDDGSIWLNQDYFNYATGLKMVDDQKWEKLFGFPKAIPDGDLDQKHCDLAHAIQQVTEEIILLMAKEAVAVTGSSNLCLAGGVALNCVANGKLIKEEFIDNLFIQPAAGDAGGALGGAQIVHYMYFGNERTVDSENDSMKGTYLGPYFSEKEVLQSLKRYKAVYEKVEPFESLAKKTADLLKNGNVVGWFQGRMEWGPRALGNRSILADARNEEMQKKLNLKIKYREGFRPFAPSVLAEDCNDYFEMDVPSPYMLLISDVQKSRRNDLPEGYHDMDLWTKLYFKRSDVPSITHLDFSARVQTVHEETNPRYWKLLKAFKELTGYSVLVNTSFNVRGEPIVCTPADAYKCFMRTEMDYLVVNDYILKKTDQPDWENKEKWMETFKKD; this is translated from the coding sequence GTGGCAAATAAAGTAATATTAGGCATTTCAGCATTTTACCATGACTCTGCAGCGGCAATAATCTCAAATGGAGAAATTATAGCTGCCGCCCAGGAAGATCGTTTTACCAGAGTTAAACACACTGCAGAATTTCCAACAAATGCCGTTCAATACTGCCTGCGAGAAGCCGGGTATACTATTGACGAGCTGGATGCAGTTGTTTTTTACGATAAGCCCATTTTAAAATTCGAACGTTTACTCGAAACGTACTATGCGTTTGCTCCAAAAGGTTTACGGCAGTTTCTCACATCTATTCCCGTATGGCTCAGAGAAAAAATGTTTCTCAAGAAGCTCCTGAGAGACGGGCTTTCTGATATCCAGAAATATGACAAAAAGAAACTGAAACTCTATTTCCCTGAACACCACCTTTCTCACGCGGCAAGTGCTTTTTATCCCTCACCTTTCGAGGAAGCTGCAATCCTTACCATCGATGGTGTTGGTGAATGGGCCACAGCTTCCATATGTATCGGAAAAGGGAATAGCATAAAGAAAATTAAGGAGCTTCGTTTTCCGCACTCTGTTGGCCTGCTATATTCTGCTTTTACATACTTCCTGGGTTTTAGGGTCAACTCAGGTGAATACAAACTGATGGGCCTCGCTCCTTACGGAAATCCACACGCGGAACGAACTCAAAAGTATGTAGACCTTATTAAAGAGCATATTGTTCATATTAAGGATGATGGATCGATCTGGCTCAACCAGGATTACTTTAATTATGCCACCGGTTTAAAAATGGTGGATGATCAGAAATGGGAAAAACTTTTCGGATTTCCAAAAGCCATTCCGGATGGTGATCTCGATCAAAAACATTGTGATCTTGCCCATGCCATTCAACAAGTAACTGAAGAGATTATTCTTTTGATGGCCAAAGAAGCTGTTGCCGTCACGGGATCTTCCAACCTATGCCTGGCGGGTGGGGTTGCATTGAACTGTGTAGCAAACGGCAAGCTCATCAAAGAAGAATTTATTGATAATCTTTTTATTCAACCCGCTGCCGGTGATGCCGGCGGAGCTCTGGGCGGGGCTCAAATCGTTCATTACATGTATTTCGGAAATGAACGGACAGTCGATTCAGAAAATGATTCCATGAAAGGAACCTATCTTGGTCCTTACTTTTCAGAGAAAGAAGTGCTTCAGTCTTTAAAGCGATACAAAGCCGTTTACGAAAAGGTTGAACCTTTCGAATCCCTGGCTAAAAAAACCGCCGACCTGTTGAAAAACGGAAATGTTGTCGGTTGGTTTCAGGGCAGAATGGAATGGGGCCCACGGGCTTTGGGAAACAGAAGTATTCTTGCGGATGCCCGAAATGAAGAAATGCAGAAAAAGCTGAACCTGAAAATTAAATACCGCGAAGGATTTCGTCCGTTTGCTCCATCCGTTTTAGCTGAAGATTGCAATGATTATTTTGAAATGGATGTCCCCTCTCCCTATATGCTTCTGATTTCCGATGTACAGAAGAGTCGGAGAAATGATTTGCCTGAGGGTTACCACGATATGGATCTTTGGACAAAACTCTATTTCAAACGGAGTGATGTTCCTTCTATTACACATCTTGATTTCTCGGCAAGAGTTCAAACCGTTCATGAAGAAACCAACCCAAGATATTGGAAACTGCTGAAAGCGTTTAAAGAACTTACCGGGTACAGCGTTCTTGTAAATACCAGTTTTAATGTCCGTGGGGAACCGATTGTTTGCACACCGGCGGACGCGTACAAATGTTTTATGAGAACCGAAATGGATTACCTGGTTGTGAATGATTACATCCTGAAGAAAACTGATCAGCCCGACTGGGAAAACAAGGAAAAATGGATGGAAACATTTAAAAAGGATTAA
- a CDS encoding SGNH/GDSL hydrolase family protein, with product MREFIKNVLLVSIPSLIILIIMLEIILAFFMPLPSRPETIYDEQTNILKFNPESGSGTYTKGKFFQLRADWSINNEGWNSPIDYQPDSGKNLIAVIGDSYVEALQVDITKSYPNLLNEMLPDDQEVYAFGKSLYPLTQYLHVSRYVVEKYNPSTLVFTIVHNDFNESITGGTDDPRFRSLMTVTVNPDSTIIENDPVFTNFLDEKLNPGFVRSIIQKSRVQRYVRHYEYLGINLQRMFANMTESLSADEEEAEKEAPNFEANINPEEVFEMREQIELAVDYTIGKIREENPNKRIIFVMDAPREVIYDGNDVSTSGAYWLNDLMRETTEKYNMDFLNLAPWMQADYREHQTKFNSEVDSHWNEYGHQFVAETLYNYLTSEN from the coding sequence ATGAGAGAGTTTATCAAAAATGTGCTCTTGGTAAGCATTCCATCGCTTATCATTCTCATTATTATGCTGGAAATTATCCTGGCTTTTTTCATGCCGCTCCCCAGCCGTCCGGAAACCATTTATGATGAGCAAACGAATATCCTGAAATTCAACCCGGAATCCGGATCAGGAACATATACAAAAGGAAAGTTCTTTCAGTTAAGAGCGGACTGGTCGATTAATAACGAGGGATGGAACTCTCCGATCGACTATCAACCCGATTCTGGCAAAAACCTGATTGCCGTGATTGGGGATTCGTATGTGGAAGCCCTGCAGGTGGATATCACAAAAAGCTATCCGAATCTTTTGAACGAGATGCTTCCGGATGATCAGGAAGTTTATGCGTTTGGAAAATCCTTGTATCCTTTAACGCAATATCTTCATGTGAGCCGGTATGTTGTTGAAAAATACAATCCGTCTACGCTTGTTTTTACTATAGTGCACAACGATTTCAACGAATCGATTACCGGAGGCACGGACGATCCCCGGTTTCGATCCCTTATGACGGTTACGGTAAATCCTGACAGTACAATTATTGAAAATGACCCGGTATTCACCAATTTTCTTGATGAAAAACTCAATCCAGGTTTTGTGCGCTCAATCATCCAAAAAAGCCGGGTTCAGAGATATGTTCGTCACTATGAATATCTTGGAATCAATCTTCAAAGAATGTTTGCCAATATGACTGAATCGCTATCTGCTGATGAGGAAGAAGCGGAAAAAGAAGCACCAAATTTTGAAGCGAATATCAATCCCGAAGAAGTATTTGAAATGCGGGAACAAATTGAGCTGGCCGTTGATTATACAATTGGCAAAATCCGTGAAGAAAATCCAAATAAACGGATTATATTTGTAATGGATGCACCGCGAGAAGTAATTTATGATGGAAATGATGTATCCACCAGCGGGGCATATTGGCTGAACGATTTAATGCGCGAAACTACCGAAAAGTATAACATGGATTTTTTAAACCTTGCGCCTTGGATGCAGGCGGACTATCGGGAACATCAAACAAAATTTAATTCCGAAGTAGACTCCCACTGGAATGAATATGGTCATCAATTCGTGGCAGAAACGCTGTATAATTATTTAACATCAGAAAATTAA